In the Leishmania mexicana MHOM/GT/2001/U1103 complete genome, chromosome 31 genome, one interval contains:
- a CDS encoding putative phosphatidylinositol 3-related kinase, producing the protein MEAVTDEERLEPAAVRQRTERSVMSASNNSRHDSAGIRDELADIGEQIKALQFQLSSNLSPETKVSEVVTQTLWNLLGRLRTFLFLASPSVAHQWKIGGALFDVYHRRQYGRDAAHVSIALRLYLVLLRFTVVCPAAALHGCLTLFGVLAVLNDPRLRPWKDTSERLLEGFLFVSRALHRGESDIFAQLINVAFELLSEVTAHFNGSAAETESALFLRLSIEPSAALLSQTESSLPSFALPNSASGVGGKTRRLQEMFSTYTCVETLYEARCIQACLLHLVVRLSEERLLLSLSPDRVGLLCDVACHLVSSAVPGAEGGVVNRAQHDAAWHTLCYFAVVDRRLLPHLQGPLILSVLAAQWNRRGAQTCSSIFNITVAEKALFDWCRRLSTAELDSLVVAAYHRGGAGPDGQDAVTECLAQMWEVGVQWCGELYTSPSRAVGGIVTNTTSSTQSSVSAMVTLQQWVRLCERVFRSTVVQTSAFAGLTQTGEPELLAAYNHQLQLLVSELPLSSLAASLLCAQLPPFAVEAELAFLPSRILSFFNVQTLTTCVAEVVDRAKNCVDVSAYRLLEANALAVQARLKVSSSMVQCDAAAFQNALAETLQVMQHHEAPSYSLLVQAIIILVHAFPVDSENGEVRKADTVARVMQELDNSISSRHNGSYAALEVAPPLWHMLDRETAASLFRSGSGLGWTRRLLALPPHTATSAKTAELFLCRAAGLAEALECALAERMLGGGASTSLSTSHSSAPKALPGAAAGSGQMLARLRRAYESIASHFPVVVQLLQTLSTLLTTLQCDALWWRCMNNDDVGTYTDASGAIFGLGSLFRHVTSIFVLLLDAKYRFAAIAGSETGKERKGALAGVAPICERSSTTKRPLAQAATVVDVDGDDNAAGVSEENEEAKKPHRHRMTAASGATLSSKTGKASANSALGGAPQASNLSQPSISKTKQLEKIVQLNRSKLLPALLAFTRHLVCEAKHRGASLDADDVQNEDGRSIQRAAGRMHNHASALECAVLSLVYTSLALSPPFSGIDVKELFSLTTVGAYNVTDTITYCALRELVLWSPQLACLEREAGDSAMPTLLLVRLSGTERLLSSVLSARREGDTTYIAECGAQALQLLWFGRRFFQRSSDARATAVDKPDREQRLSLTDESAAVQEDCMAASERVTQEGHAWLCLCFDLYAVYHSVRPAHNDTALAVMGLCLETARGVMALFSWSATDLLRFRERPFVFSSFFKAIVDKEDRDMKVILTSSLDVLGRYVISAGADQAGGGTVTATATIPTVVPGDGATRAKLKHLMDQEKIADWRAAAGALAYALYECGSKPVAKQMLYLAEAASYAKKSVKDVPAMVRSTIHFVAFHIVSLEADAQMLAHDRRCRSGRDRRRRLSGAVSLHAPLAVVGGLADSLFVCDRAEGGHGAEAAGVEDPSGSPPQHRTTGEWHAAEEDADDASASKEVLDGIAFSVFERALEQLVTLGEAAETAAGVENSLRKPVVRAVAAEELRKNMFAVLDAVYKAIRIEPAVAYLNEGAGAADEEEASVAPPGSLRTRRRWLLGLASFIRFMGPQTTPIALMLPTLLGHCARFPSLLPSVCIVWRELICACTDEYLAESAAVIVLSLVSLEQHAALESESKGLLLCALRYLYTRTEAAEFWDSYKVVLGTFSELVRATLHSRHSGCAEAVQRSQEGRRDSAHVLLVGFASVMRSGSLQSSTVFVRALYQYLCAADEATRRQLSHAAADHPEVLQTLLRCTEADSDSALYAMRCISILGAVTAPNAAVPTGARPATKMADDERRSSLALSSASAVDAWNRMTWTQSFYLDAETVLNWRKFSFTLLRDYFPRVFASTADPVLHNCIAFAVQELIRASTRQERLQHKGVELRREDVVHVDELDRYIWWMRLTPHVKQLLGGFTTTRYSLTVNWQTRLRTPEYTPSLGYRRWLFAFFNHLVMSCEGWFAEMVQPLRNVAKKNASLVLYLLPYLVVHILETGKVEDVQYIEHEVKAVLEAAAGGPNVGALSLRSQSIYEANPESVSQEEPREHAHTVLSLLEDVEQLRWTLLRNRGRITCVFEPQEQTESLCIRLAEMYADFLRGIPWPLRCRAALRIGSHIRALRSVESQRRIPALASVIAAVPLQRIFAALNDRESSRSIHRASPGLSLEDTAFSFENNGDWLSALGSSELVLQHRPHSGQHQLTALHCMNELGELYMTSRYAASLLASAPVSDGDVRGFEATDYLSCAALKGRSTFSQMASEAPGGEAGVSDVAQLRYHVQAYANEAAWRLGQWDTLLPSSTATSAVTAPMSSGTPATGSDGGLSVSLAMPAAYLQRALSGNGSLAFVRCITDNERAKVVPLVRTPCQEDLTAQGYTVTLLLHALGDVDAVSELCAKAFMTNGSGHHCAGDGSDASQSSAPMMKLAAPLLPSSVKEEIASLLSRRESYIEDTIAAREPLLALHRLVYRELDMPQKVAETWLKQSELLRNGGLGEAALTAARQAAFECHEHVTATSYYVLVANLLHDTQSPTPAMEFARECVADARIPATTRAQLQILLTNWLIETGSERPEHIFAEYEKARELDRKSELVHHQMALFYDHLHTLASNASEGAAAQLTAAATSPTSSGTANVSAAAMYNAALQHQKEMVDSIQRCATRAIVHFGEALLRGVEKASVSLPRMLTLWLDSAVFLGGLLSTTVSKLDGTTSAILGEMNNQIREFVLSTVRPVIPPAVVMTALPQLLSRLGHPVTAVRNVLTDIVLHLMDHFPQQCLWLVLPMALSKEGPKEVVETQIIKPFADNPRNERVLRHAKILCDTLLTICNCSANLFPKEKGLTQLSPVQKITPMLAAAKFIVPVLSNLTPDIRASSSEDVFPTAPCFDHFDDRVVIMRSLQKPKRIWVHTNDGCEMSFLCKAKDEPRKDIRMMEVAALMNSFFLSDPEAKRKRFSLRRYSITALSDDCAVIEWLNDTTPLAKVAMECYALDRSGVHISSVKKWMALVDEKKMSKMELFTKYILPEAPPVMHQWLDRTFASNQSWYEARTLFTQSTALWSIAGHIVGLGDRHAENLMIDMERGELMHVDFACMFDKGEKLEVPEQVRFRLTQNLTDVMGVLGAYGPFQATCEVALRCEMKNKSAVMSIIETLLHEPLIEWRRQSSRSHSSNGPKQLMERVARRLDGFLDLYSVPAQRDTLSLNVESQVAKLIHHSSDLNNLSQMYIWWMAWI; encoded by the coding sequence ATGGAAGCTGTCACTGACGAAGAGCGCCTCGAGCCcgcggctgtgcggcagcgcacggaGAGGAGTGTCATGTCAGCCAGCAATAACAGCAGACACGACAGCGCTGGCATCCGCGATGAGTTGGCTGACATTGGCGAACAGATCAAGGCACTTCAGTTCCAGCTTAGTAGCAACCTCTCTCCCGAAACGAAGGTGTCAGAGGTCGTCACGCAGACTCTGTGGAACTTGCTGGGGCGGCTACGcaccttcctcttcctcgcctcCCCGTCTGTGGCGCATCAGTGGAAGATCGGCGGGGCGCTCTTCGACGTTTATCATCGCCGCCAATACGGCAGGGACGCAGCCCACGTTTCAATTGCGCTTCGGCTATACTTGGTTCTCTTGCGTTTCACGGTTGTCTGCCCAGCCGCCGCGCTTCACGGCTGCCTCACTCTGTTTGGCGTACTGGCAGTGCTGAACGACCCTCGGCTGCGGCCATGGAAGGACACGTCGGAGAGGCTTCTCGAGGGCTTCCTTTTTGTGTCACGGGCACTGCACCGCGGTGAGAGCGACATCTTTGCGCAACTCATTAACGTCGCCTTTGAGCTGCTCTCGGAGGTCACGGCGCACTTCAACGGCTCTgcggcggagacggagagcgCGCTATTCCTCCGGCTCTCTATTGAACCCTCAGCGGCGCTGTTGTCGCAGACGGAAAGCTCACTGCCGTCTTTCGCTTTGCCAAACTCGGCATCGGGCGTGGGAGGCAAAACGCGGCGGCTTCAGGAGATGTTCTCCACTTACACCTGCGTGGAGACCCTGTACGAGGCGCGCTGTATTCAGGCCTGCCTGTTGCATCTGGTAGTGCGTCTCAGCGAAGAACGCCTGCTTCTTTCGCTTTCCCCCGACCGCGTGGGTCTTCTCTGTGATGTCGCCTGCCACCTCGTCTCCAGCGCAGTCCCCGGCGCTGAGGGTGGCGTAGTGAACCGTGCGCAGCACGATGCTGCGTGGCACACTCTTTGCTACTTCGCGGTAGTGGATCGTCGCCTGCTTCCGCACTTACAGGGGCCTCTCATTTTGTCTGTCTTGGCTGCTCAGTGGAACCGTCGAGGGGCACAAACGTGTTCGTCCATCTTCAACATAACAGTGGCGGAAAAGGCGCTGTTCGATTGGTGCCGGCGCCTCAGCACGGCGGAGCTTGACTCGCTCGTGGTCGCGGCGTATCACCGTGGTGGAGCGGGGCCTGATGGCCAAGACGCGGTGACGGAGTGTCTCGCGCAGATGTGGGAAGTGGGGGTGCAGTGGTGCGGGGAGTTATACACCAGTCCTAGTAGGGCCGTGGGCGGTATCGTTACAAATACCACGTCCAGCACACAGAGCAGTGTTTCCGCCATGGTCACGCTGCAACAGTGGGTACGGCTATGTGAGAGGGTGTTTCGCAGCACGGTGGTGCAGACAAGCGCGTTCGCAGGGCTAACGCAAACGGGCGAACCAGAGCTGCTCGCGGCGTACAACCACCAGTTGCAGCTTCTGGTGAGTGAGCTGCCTCTCTCGTCGTTGGCGGCCTCGCTACTGTGCGCGCAGTTACCGCCGTTTGCGGTGGAAGCGGAGTTGGCCTTTCTGCCGAGCCGAATCCTATCCTTCTTTAACGTGCAAACACTGACTACCTGCGTCGCGGAGGTAGTGGACCGCGCGAAGAACTGTGTTGACGTCTCCGCCTACCGTTTGCTAGAGGCTAACGCACTCGCAGTTCAGGCACGTCTCAAGGTGTCCTCATCGATGGTCCAgtgcgacgccgcagcctTTCAGAATGCTCTGGCcgagacgctgcaggtgaTGCAGCACCACGAGGCGCCGTCTTACAGCCTCCTCGTGCAAGCCATCATTATCCTGGTGCACGCCTTTCCAGTAGACTCGGAGAATGGAGAGGTTCGCAAGGCGGACACTGTGGCGCGCGTCATGCAGGAGCTGGATAACAGTATTTCCTCTCGACACAACGGGAGTTATGCGGCTCTGGAGGTCGCTCCACCGCTGTGGCACATGCTGGATCGAGAGACCGCTGCGTCCCTTTTTCGTTCAGGCTCAGGGCTTGGATGGACTCGGCGACTGCTGGCGCTCCCACCGCACACCGCGACATCGGCGAAAACAGCCGAGTTGTTTCTGTGTCGAGCCGCTGGACTCGCCGAAGCACTTGAgtgcgcgctggcggagagGATGTTGGGAGGTGGTGCATCGACATCTCTGTCCACTTCGCATTCCTCCGCCCCTAAAGCTCTACCTGGTGCCGCGGCGGGCAGTGGGCAGATGCTGGCACGCCTGCGGCGTGCGTACGAGTCGATTGCGAGTCATTTTCCCGTTGTTGTGCAACTGCTTCAGACCCTGAGCACGCTTCTCACAACACTCCAGTGCGACGcgctgtggtggcgctgcatgAATAACGACGATGTCGGCACGTATACGGATGCTAGCGGGGCCATATTCGGTTTGGGCAGCCTCTTTCGCCATGTCACTAGCATCTTCGTGCTGTTGCTGGACGCCAAGTACCGGTTCGCTGCCATCGCTGGTTCTGAAACTGGCAAGGAGCGAAAAGGCGCCTTGGCTGGTGTAGCACCGATCTGTGAACGGAGTAGCACTACGAAGCGACCTCTGGCACAGGCGGCGACGGTCGTGGACGTGGACGGTGACGATAACGCGGCCGGCGTTTCAGAAGAGAACGAGGAAGCGAAGAAGCCGCATCGACACCGAATGACAGCagcgagcggcgccacccTCAGCTCGAAGACAGGAAAGGCTTCGGCTAACTCAGCTCTGGGTGGTGCACCGCAGGCCTCTAACCTATCGCAGCCGTCGATCTCGAAAACGAAGCAGCTGGAAAAGATTGTGCAGCTGAACCGGTCGAAACTCTTGCCCGCTCTTCTCGCTTTCACCCGGCACCTTGTGTGTGAAGCAAAGCATCGAGGCGCGTCCCTTGACGCAGACGACGTGCAAAACGAGGATGGTCGTTCTATTCAGCGAGCGGCGGGTAGGATGCACAACCACGCAAGCGCCCTCGAGTGCGCGGTGCTTTCTCTGGTGTACACCTCCCTTGCGCTGTCCCCTCCTTTTTCGGGGATCGACGTGAAGGAGCTCTTCAGCCTCACAACAGTGGGCGCGTACAATGTAACGGACACTATCACATACTGCGCACTGCGCGAACTGGTGCTGTGGAGCCCGCAATTGGCGTGCCTGGAACGCGAAGCGGGCGATTCTGCGatgccgacgctgctgctagTGCGGCTCTCTGGGACTGAGCGGCTCTTGTCATCGGTGCTGTCAGCGAGGCGAGAGGGCGACACTACATACATCGCCGAATGCGGCGCACAGGCCCTTCAGCTGCTGTGGTTTGGCCGACGTTTTTTCCAGCGCTCAAGTGATGCGCGAGCAACAGCAGTTGATAAGCCGGACAGGGAGCAGCGGCTGTCACTCACAGATGAGtctgcagcggtgcaggaGGACTGCATGGCCGCCTCTGAACGAGTAACGCAGGAGGGACATGCGTGGTTGTGCCTCTGCTTCGACCTCTACGCGGTGTATCACAGTGTACGCCCCGCGCACAACGACACCGCGTTGGCTGTCATGGGCCTGTGCCTTGAGACGGCACGGGGTGTGATGGCGCTGTTTTCGTGGTCGGCCACCGATCTCCTGCGCTTCCGCGAACGGCCATTTGTGTTTTCGTCCTTTTTTAAGGCTATCGTGGACAAGGAAGACCGCGATATGAAGGTAATCCTGACATCGTCGCTGGATGTCTTGGGGCGCTATGTCATCTCGGCAGGTGCGGACCAAGCTGGTGGTGGAACCGTAACAGCCACAGCCACGATTCCCACCGTTGTgcccggcgacggcgccacacgAGCGAAGCTGAAGCACCTCATGGACCAAGAAAAGATCGCTGACTGGAGAGCCGCCGCGGGGGCGCTGGCGTACGCCCTCTACGAGTGTGGCAGCAAGCCCGTCGCGAAACAAATGCTCTACCTTGCAGAGGCGGCGAGCTATGCCAAGAAGAGTGTCAAGGACGTGCCTGCGATGGTACGGTCGACGATCCACTTTGTTGCGTTTCACATTGTGTCCCTCGAGGCTGATGCTCAGATGCTGGCGCACGACCGCAGGTGTCGCAGTGGGCGAGATCGCCGACGGCGCCTGAGCGGGGCTGTATCCCTGCACGCCCCTCTTGCTGTTGTGGGAGGGTTAGCGGATTCACTCTTTGTCTGCGACAGGGCGGAAGGGGGTCATGGTGCAGAAGCAGCGGGCGTCGAAGACCCAAGCGggtcaccaccacagcacagGACCACCGGCGAGTGGCacgcggcggaggaggacgcagATGACGCGTCGGCCAGCAAGGAGGTACTCGATGGTATAGCGTTTTCGGTGTTCGAGCGGGCACTTGAGCAGCTGGTAACGCtgggcgaggcggccgaAACAGCTGCCGGGGTGGAGAACTCGCTGCGAAAACCGGTGGTGCGCGCAGTAGCCGCGGAGGAGCTACGCAAGAACATGTTTGCCGTGCTGGATGCCGTCTACAAGGCCATTCGCATCGAACCTGCGGTTGCCTACCTCAACGagggcgccggcgcggccgacgaggaggaagcaaGCGTGGCCCCACCTGGGTCGCTCCGCACGCGGCGCCGATGGCTGCTTGGCTTGGCATCCTTTATTCGCTTTATGGGTCCGCAGACGACGCCGATCGCGCTGATGCTGCCAACGCTACTGGGCCACTGCGCCCGCTTTCCCAGCCTTCTCCCATCGGTGTGCATTGTGTGGAGAGAGTTGATCTGCGCCTGCACTGACGAGTACCTCGCGGAGTCGGCCGCCGTCATCGTGTTGAGCCTCGTGAGCCTCGAGCAGCACGCTGCCCTCGAGAGTGAGTCGAAGGGACTCTTGCTCTGTGCACTCCGCTACCTGTACAcgcgcacggaggcggcggagttTTGGGACTCGTACAAGGTGGTTCTCGGAACCTTCAGCGAACTGGTGCGTGCCACTCTTCACTCTCGACACTCCGGCTGCGCCGAAGCTGTGCAACGATCGCAGGAGGGTCGCCGAGACAGCGCGCACGTTCTCCTCGTGGGGTTTGCATCTGTCATGCGATCCGGCTCGCTGCAGTCGAGCACCGTGTTTGTCCGCGCCCTCTACCAGTACCTCTGCGCTGCAGATGAAGCAACGCGGCGCCAGCTCTCTCACGCGGCCGCCGACCACCCAGAGGTCCTGCAGACACTGCTACGATGCACGGAGGCCGACTCTGACAGCGCCCTGTACGCCATGCGGTGCATTAGCATTCTCGGAGCCGTCACTGCGCCGAATGCGGCAGTGCCAACCGGCGCGCGGCCCGCCACTAAGATGGCCGATGACGAGCGGCGAAGCTCATTGGCCCTTTCCTCGGCGTCTGCTGTCGACGCGTGGAACCGGATGACGTGGACGCAGTCCTTCTACCTGGACGCGGAGACGGTTCTGAACTGGCGCAAGTTCTCGTTCACATTGCTGAGGGACTACTTCCCGCGGGTTTTCGCAAGCACAGCAGACCCCGTGCTGCACAACTGCATCGCCTTCgcggtgcaggagctgaTTCGCGCCTCGACTCGGCAGGAGCGCCTTCAGCACAAGGGCgtcgagctgcgccgcgaggaTGTTGTGCACGTCGACGAACTCGACCGGTATATCTGGTGGATGCGTCTGACGCCGCATGTGAAGCAGCTCCTGGGCGGGTTCACGACAACGCGGTACTCGCTTACAGTGAACTGGCAGACGCGCCTCCGCACGCCTGAGTACACGCCGTCGCTCGGGTATCGGCGCTGGCTTTTCGCCTTTTTTAACCATCTGGTCATGTCTTGTGAGGGCTGGTTCGCCGAGATGGTGCAACCGCTGCGGAACGTCGCCAAGAAGAATGCCTCTCTCGTGCTTTACTTACTGCCGTACCTGGTGGTGCATATTCTGGAAACCGGCAAGGTGGAGGACGTCCAATACATCGAGCACGAGGTGAAAGCGGTActcgaggccgccgccggggGGCCGAACGTCGGCGCCTTGTCGCTCCGGTCGCAGAGCATCTACGAGGCGAATCCTGAGAGCGTGTCACAGGAGGAGCCGCgcgagcacgcgcacaccgtgCTCAGTCTTCTGGAGGACGTagagcagctgcggtggaCGCTGCTGCGTAATCGTGGACGCATCACGTGTGTCTTCGAGCCACAAGAGCAGACGGAGAGCCTGTGCATCCGCCTTGCCGAGATGTATGCCGACTTCCTGCGCGGCATCCCGTGGCCGCTacgctgccgtgctgcccTCCGCATTGGCAGCCACATACGGGCACTCCGCAGCGTCGAGAGTCAACGCCGCATTCCTGCGCTGGCGTCCGTCatagcagcggtgccgctgcagcgcatttTTGCGGCGCTGAACGATCGCGAATCCTCCCGCTCCATCCACCGCGCCTCACCTGGGCTCTCGTTGGAAGACACGGCCTTCTCCTTCGAGAACAACGGGGACTGGCTGTCCGCACTGGGGAGCTCCGAGCTGGTCTTGCAGCATCGCCCGCACAGCGGGCAGCACcagctgacggcgctgcactGCATGAATGAACTGGGGGAGCTCTACATGACCTCGCGCTACGCAGCCTCGCTGCTAGCTTCCGCACCGGTATCCGATGGGGACGTGCGAGGGTTCGAGGCGACGGACTACCTGTCATGTGCCGCCCTCAAGGGCAGGTCGACCTTTTCACAGATGGCGAGTGAGGCAccaggaggagaagcggggGTCAGCGACGTTGCCCAGCTGCGCTACCACGTGCAGGCGTACGCGAACGAGGCAGCGTGGCGACTTGGCCAGTGGGACACGCTCCTGCCGTCAAGCACAGCCACTAGCGCCGTCACTGCGCCGATGAGCTCGGGGACGCCTGCAACGGGGTCTGACGGGGGTCTGTCGGTGAGCCTCGCCATGCCCGCAGCGTATCTCCAGCGAGCCCTGTCAGGAAACGGCTCTCTTGCCTTTGTACGATGCATAACCGACAACGAGCGTGCCAAGGTGGTGCCTCTGGTTCGTACGCCGTGCCAGGAGGACCTGACGGCACAGGGCTATACCGTCACGCTTCTCTTGCATGCACTCGGCGATGTGGATGCCGTGTCGGAGCTGTGCGCCAAAGCCTTTATGACAAACGGCAGCGGACACCACTGCGCCGGGGACGGCTCCGACGCGTCCCAGTCGAGTGCACCAATGATGAAACTGGCTGCACCGCTTCTGCCATCATCGGTGAAGGAGGAAATCGCGAGCCTCTTGTCACGACGGGAGTCCTACATAGAGGACACCATCGCGGCCCGCGAGCCGCTTCTTGCGCTTCATCGCCTGGTCTACCGCGAGTTAGACATGCCGCAGAAGGTGGCGGAGACGTGGCTGAAGCAGTCCGAGCTTCTGCGCAACGGCGGTCTCGGAGAGGCTGCCCTGACAGCGGCCCGCCAAGCGGCTTTCGAGTGCCACGAGCacgtgacggcgacgagctACTACGTCCTGGTGGCGAACCTGCTGCACGATACACAGTCGCCAACACCAGCGATGGAGTTCGCGCGCGAGTGCGTGGCTGATGCGCGTATCCCTGCCACCAcccgcgcgcagctgcagataTTGCTCACGAACTGGCTGATTGAGACAGGCTCGGAGCGGCCGGAGCATATCTTTGCCGAGTACGAGAAGGCACGCGAGCTGGACCGCAAGTCGGAGCTGGTTCATCATCAAATGGCACTCTTCTACGACCATCTACATACCCTCGCCAGCAACGCAagcgaaggcgctgcagcccagctaacggcggcggccacgtcaCCGACATCGAGCGGTACCGCAAAcgtgtcggcggcggccatgtATAacgcggcactgcagcatCAGAAGGAGATGGTGGACTCTATCCAAAGGTGTGCGACACGCGCCATCGTCCACTTCGGCGAGGCTCTACTGCGCGGGGTCGAGAAGGCGTCGGTATCGCTGCCGCGCATGCTCACCTTGTGGCTCGACAGCGCCGTGTTTCTCGGCGGCCTGCTGAGCACGACGGTTAGCAAGTTGGACGGCACTACCTCGGCGATCCTGGGGGAGATGAACAATCAAATTCGCGAGTTTGTGCTGAGCACGGTGCGGCCGGTCATCCCTCCAGCTGTGGTGATGacggcactgccgcagctTCTTTCCCGCCTCGGGCATCCGGTGACAGCGGTGCGCAACGTCTTGACGGACATCGTCTTACACCTTATGGATCATTTTCCGCAGCAGTGCCTCTGGCTGGTGCTCCCCATGGCGCTCAGCAAGGAGGGGCCCAAAGAGGTGGTGGAGACGCAGATCATCAAACCGTTCGCCGACAACCCTCGCAATGAACgggtgctgcggcacgcaAAGATCCTCTGCGACACGCTGTTGACCATCTGCAACTGCTCTGCCAACCTTTTTCCAAAAGAGAAGGGGCTCACTCAGCTCAGCCCCGTACAGAAGATTACCCCAATGCTCGCCGCGGCGAAGTTTATTGTGCCCGTGCTATCGAACTTGACCCCGGACATTCGCGCGAGCTCCAGCGAAGACGTATTTcccacggcgccgtgcttTGATCACTTCGACGATCGTGTGGTTATCATGCGGTCGCTGCAGAAGCCGAAGCGCATTTGGGTGCACACGAACGACGGTTGTGAGATGTCGTTCCTGTGCAAGGCGAAGGATGAACCTCGCAAGGACATCCGTAtgatggaggtggcggcgctcatGAActctttcttcctctccgacccggaggcgaagcggaaGCGCTTCTCGCTACGGCGCTACTCCATCACGGCTCTCAGCGACGACTGCGCCGTGATTGAGTGGCTCAACGATACGACACCGCTGGCCAAGGTGGCGATGGAGTGCTACGCATTGGACCGCTCTGGCGTGCACATCTCCTCCGTCAAGAAGTGGATGGCCCTCGTGGATGAGAAGAAGATGAGCAAGATGGAGCTGTTCACCAAGTACATCCTGCCCGAGGCGCCGCCCGTAATGCACCAGTGGCTGGACCGGACTTTTGCGAGTAACCAGAGCTGGTACGAGGCACGCACGCTTTTCACACAGTCCACAGCACTCTGGAGCATCGCTGGCCACATTGTGGGACTCGGTGACCGACACGCAGAGAACTTGATGATTGACATGGAGCGTGGCGAGCTGATGCACGTCGACTTTGCGTGCATGTTCGATAAGGGTGAGAAGCTGGAGGTGCCGGAGCAGGTGCGCTTCCGACTCACGCAGAACCTGACGGACGTGATGGGTGTGCTTGGCGCATACGGTCCTTTCCAGGCCACGTGCGAGGTGGCTCTGAGGTGCGAGATGAAGAACAAAAGTGCCGTCATGTCCATCATCGAGACGCTGCTCCACGAGCCACTGAtcgagtggcggcggcagagcagTCGCTCTCACTCGTCGAACGGCCCGAAGCAGCTCATGGAGCGTGTAGCACGTCGGCTTGATGGGTTTCTCGACTTGTACTCGGTTCCTGCTCAGCGTGACACGCTGTCACTGAATGTGGAGAGCCAGGTGGCGAAGCTTATCCACCACTCCTCCGACCTGAACAACCTCTCGCAAATGTATATTTGGTGGATGGCGTGGATTTGA